A part of Streptomyces sp. NBC_01497 genomic DNA contains:
- a CDS encoding S66 family peptidase, which yields MPTPRPARPGPPSRGPDRPSTARVPVLPPKPRPGDRIAVISPSSGLPGLLPLPHELGLRRLADDFGLEPVEYPATRRMGATARERAADIHAAFGDPAVRAVIASIGGDDQITVLPHLDRELIAANPKPFFGYSDNTNLLAYLWNTGIVGYHGGSVMVEFGRPGRMDPLTAASLRAALFTSGPYELRPAARFRDTARDWADPATFDTEPETRPAGGWSWHGPERVVEGSSWGGNLEVLSSLLAAEREIQADPSVYDGCVLLLETSEEMPSASQVYRILCDMGGRGLLARFPALLMARPKTWALNRRTTPAEGARYAREQRAAVERALGEYAPDTLAVFDMDLGHTDPQLIVPYGGTVRVDGPARRVTVWY from the coding sequence ATGCCGACACCACGCCCCGCGCGCCCGGGCCCCCCGTCGCGAGGGCCCGACCGCCCCAGCACGGCGCGGGTCCCGGTCCTCCCGCCGAAGCCGCGTCCCGGCGACCGGATCGCCGTGATCTCACCGTCCTCGGGCCTGCCCGGCCTCCTGCCGCTCCCCCACGAACTGGGGCTGCGCCGGCTCGCCGACGACTTCGGGCTCGAACCGGTGGAGTACCCCGCGACGCGCCGGATGGGGGCCACGGCACGCGAGCGGGCCGCCGACATCCACGCGGCGTTCGGCGACCCCGCGGTCAGGGCCGTCATCGCGAGCATCGGCGGTGACGACCAGATCACCGTGCTGCCCCACCTGGACCGCGAGCTGATCGCCGCGAACCCGAAGCCGTTCTTCGGCTACAGCGACAACACCAACCTGCTGGCGTACCTGTGGAACACCGGCATCGTCGGCTACCACGGCGGCAGCGTGATGGTGGAGTTCGGCAGGCCGGGCCGGATGGACCCGCTGACGGCCGCGTCGCTGCGGGCCGCCCTGTTCACGTCGGGGCCCTACGAACTGCGCCCGGCGGCCCGGTTCCGCGACACGGCCCGGGACTGGGCGGATCCGGCCACGTTCGATACCGAACCGGAGACCCGCCCGGCGGGCGGCTGGTCCTGGCACGGCCCCGAGCGGGTGGTGGAGGGGTCCAGCTGGGGCGGCAACCTGGAGGTGCTGTCGTCGCTCCTCGCGGCGGAGCGCGAGATCCAGGCGGACCCCTCGGTCTACGACGGCTGCGTGCTGCTGCTGGAGACGTCGGAGGAGATGCCGTCCGCCTCGCAGGTGTACCGGATCCTGTGCGACATGGGCGGGCGCGGGCTGCTCGCCCGGTTCCCCGCGCTGCTGATGGCCCGGCCGAAGACCTGGGCGCTGAACCGGCGGACCACCCCGGCCGAGGGGGCGCGGTACGCCCGTGAGCAGCGGGCTGCCGTCGAACGCGCCCTCGGTGAGTACGCGCCGGACACCCTGGCCGTCTTCGACATGGACCTCGGGCACACGGACCCGCAGCTGATCGTGCCGTACGGCGGGACGGTACGGGTCGACGGCCCGGCCCGCCGCGTGACGGTGTGGTACTGA